One segment of Hippopotamus amphibius kiboko isolate mHipAmp2 chromosome 4, mHipAmp2.hap2, whole genome shotgun sequence DNA contains the following:
- the PRPS1L1 gene encoding ribose-phosphate pyrophosphokinase 3, whose protein sequence is MQTSSSQKCGHQNSSISITWRLLEELWERFKHFLQFRTSKVMSFALQKFYIFTYSDLSLPSKLTAAGVITGLKDKSRAPISAKLVSNMLSIAGADHIITMDLHASQIQGFFDIPVDNLYAEPAVLKWIKENISEWRNCTIVSPDAGGAKRVTSIADRLNVDFALIHKEWKKASEEDRMVLVGDVKDRVAILVDDMADTCGIICHAANKLLSAGATRVYALLIHRIFSGPAISHINSACFEAVVVTSTIPQEDKMKHCFKIQVIDISMILAEAIRRTHKGESVSYLFSHVPL, encoded by the exons atgCAAACCAGCAGCTCTCAAAAGTGTGGTCACCAgaacagcagcatcagcattaccTGGCGTCTT TTGGAAGAACTCTGGGAGCGTTTTAAACATTTCCTCCAGTTCAGAACTTCCAAAGTTATGTCTTTTGCCTtgcagaaattttatattttcacgtATTCAGATTTAAGCCTCCCTTCGAAATTAACAG cTGCCGGAGTGATCACTGGACTAAAGGATAAGAGCCGGGCCCCAATCTCTGCCAAGCTTGTTTCAAATATGCTGTCTATAGCAGGCGCAGATCATATCATCACGATGGATCTACATGCTTCTCAGATTCAGGGCTTTTTTGATATCCCAGTAGACAATTTGTATGCAGAGCCAGCTGTCCTGAAGTGGATAAAGGAGAATATCTCTGAGTGGAGAAACTGCACGATTGTCTCCCCTGATGCGGGTGGAGCTAAGAGAGTGACCTCCATTGCAGACAGATTGAATGTGGACTTTGCCTTGATTCACAAAGAATGGAAGAAGGCCAGTGAAGAAGACCGAATGGTACTAGTGGGAGATGTGAAGGATCGTGTGGCTATCCTTGTGGATGACATGGCTGACACTTGTGGTATAATCTGCCATGCAGCTAACAAACTTCTCTCAGCTGGAGCCACCAGAGTTTATGCTCTCTTGATTCATAGGATCTTTTCTGGCCCGGCCATTAGTCACATCAACAGTGCATGCTTTGAAGCAGTAGTAGTCACCAGTACCATACCTCAGGAGGATAAGATGAAGCACTGCTTCAAAATACAGGTGATCGACATCTCCATGATCCTTGCAGAAGCCATCAGAAGAACTCATAAGGGGGAATCTGTCTCTTACCTATTCAGCCATGTCCCATTGTGA